A stretch of the Flavobacterium aquiphilum genome encodes the following:
- a CDS encoding acyl carrier protein encodes MNNIEKYSAIFCEALEVENKDLEGLKYQDVIGWDSIGHMNLISELEEGFDIMLETDDIVDFSSFEKGMEILKEKYGIQF; translated from the coding sequence ATGAATAATATAGAAAAGTATAGTGCTATTTTTTGTGAAGCATTGGAAGTTGAAAATAAAGATCTTGAAGGTCTTAAATATCAAGATGTAATAGGTTGGGATTCAATTGGGCATATGAATTTAATTTCAGAATTAGAGGAAGGCTTTGATATTATGTTGGAAACAGATGATATTGTTGACTTTTCTTCATTCGAAAAAGGTATGGAGATATTAAAGGAGAAATATGGGATTCAGTTCTAG
- a CDS encoding SDR family NAD(P)-dependent oxidoreductase encodes MGFSSRLLSGKVALVTGAGKGIGKAIVENFLEEGAKVYAVTRTINSLSEYSSNELLIPCYLDVTDQGAVKELFIKIKKEENKLDILVNNAGVMQDSLLGMITEKQIQETFSVNVFAVINFMQYASKLMKKSESGSIINISSVMGIHGNRGQLVYSASKGAINSLTKSASKELSMYSIRVNAVAPGVIETELIKNISDVIMEKKISQIGMGRMGSPSEVADTVVFLASDLSKYVSGQIIGIDGSMSF; translated from the coding sequence ATGGGATTCAGTTCTAGATTGCTTAGTGGAAAAGTAGCGTTGGTTACTGGTGCTGGAAAAGGTATAGGTAAGGCCATTGTTGAAAATTTTCTTGAAGAGGGTGCAAAAGTATACGCTGTTACCAGAACAATAAATAGTCTTTCAGAATACTCTAGTAATGAATTGCTGATTCCATGTTATTTAGATGTGACTGATCAAGGGGCAGTCAAAGAATTATTTATAAAAATTAAGAAGGAAGAGAATAAACTTGATATCCTTGTTAATAATGCTGGAGTAATGCAGGATTCCTTACTAGGAATGATTACAGAAAAGCAAATTCAAGAAACTTTTTCAGTTAACGTTTTTGCTGTTATTAATTTTATGCAGTATGCCAGTAAATTAATGAAAAAATCAGAAAGCGGCTCCATAATTAATATTTCTTCAGTTATGGGTATCCATGGTAATCGAGGGCAATTAGTTTATTCTGCGAGTAAAGGAGCTATAAATTCTTTGACAAAATCTGCTTCAAAAGAATTAAGTATGTATTCTATTCGAGTTAATGCAGTGGCGCCTGGAGTAATTGAAACAGAGTTGATTAAAAATATATCGGATGTTATAATGGAAAAAAAAATCTCTCAAATTGGTATGGGTAGAATGGGGAGTCCTTCAGAAGTGGCCGATACTGTTGTTTTTCTTGCTTCCGATTTATCGAAATATGTAAGTGGACAAATTATCGGTATAGATGGTTCAATGTCTTTTTAA
- a CDS encoding sugar 3,4-ketoisomerase, translating to MQSRSTVFECNLLHLHQIGDRNGHITAVNNNSEVPFAVKRIFYLYDIPGGESRGAHAHKECHQFLVAASGSFEVLLDDGQTKRQVMLNRPDLGLHIPPGIWASEINFSSGSICLVLASHEYDEGDYIRDYEAYLKYTL from the coding sequence ATGCAGAGTAGAAGTACTGTTTTTGAATGTAACCTATTACATTTACATCAAATTGGCGATAGAAATGGACATATTACAGCTGTGAATAATAATAGTGAGGTCCCTTTTGCTGTAAAAAGGATTTTTTATTTGTATGATATTCCTGGTGGAGAATCAAGAGGGGCGCATGCTCATAAGGAATGTCATCAATTTTTGGTAGCGGCAAGCGGTAGTTTTGAAGTTCTATTGGATGATGGACAAACAAAAAGGCAAGTTATGCTAAATAGGCCAGATTTGGGTCTGCATATACCACCAGGCATATGGGCTTCAGAAATTAATTTTTCGAGTGGTTCTATTTGCTTAGTACTTGCTTCACATGAGTATGATGAGGGGGATTATATTAGGGATTATGAAGCATATTTAAAGTATACATTATGA
- a CDS encoding AMP-binding protein translates to MTSNFFDKSIAIDDSGNHLINSDLDYLNEKFKGIIGERKLLFSLSNNTIGSLCGYLSFYHTKNVPLLLDATIDLQLFKELMEKYKPNFLWVPAKRDDIISKYDAVFEKYGFVLLRTSFGIKHKLFPELALLLTTSGSTGSPKLVRVTYKNIISNANSIGEYLGITQDEKPITSLPMYYSFGLSVINSHILKGATILLTNRSIMEKEFWQFLNDHQATSLAGVPFTYKVLKKLRFFKMELPSLKTLLQAGGKLSEDLVFEFANYCKSRNKKFFVMYGQTEATARMSYLPSESVLDNISSIGIPIPDGEFQIVDENGKNVDKANVLGELVYKGDNVTLGYAESYDDLSKGDENKGVLFTGDLAKRDGHGFYHIVGRKKRFIKIFGNRINLDEVEQLIKTIVDDVACVGEDDNMIIYTTHKNYAQEIRSFISLKTGLNHSAFLVKEIDEIPLNSSGKILYSALTLN, encoded by the coding sequence ATGACTTCAAATTTTTTTGATAAAAGTATAGCAATTGATGATTCGGGTAATCATTTAATTAATTCTGATTTGGATTATCTTAATGAGAAATTCAAAGGTATAATTGGAGAAAGGAAATTATTGTTTTCGTTATCCAATAACACCATAGGATCTTTGTGTGGGTATCTTTCTTTTTATCATACTAAAAATGTTCCATTATTATTAGATGCGACGATTGATCTTCAATTGTTTAAAGAATTGATGGAAAAATATAAACCTAATTTTTTATGGGTTCCTGCTAAAAGAGATGATATAATTTCTAAATATGATGCTGTCTTTGAAAAATATGGTTTTGTTTTATTGCGAACTTCTTTTGGGATAAAACATAAATTATTTCCTGAATTGGCATTACTACTTACAACTTCTGGTTCAACAGGAAGTCCTAAATTAGTTAGGGTTACATATAAAAATATTATATCTAATGCTAACTCAATTGGCGAATATTTAGGAATAACGCAGGACGAAAAACCAATAACTTCCCTTCCAATGTATTATTCGTTCGGATTATCTGTTATCAATAGTCATATTTTAAAGGGAGCTACCATTTTACTAACTAATCGTAGTATTATGGAAAAAGAATTTTGGCAATTTTTAAATGATCATCAAGCCACTTCTTTAGCAGGAGTTCCTTTTACTTATAAAGTTTTAAAAAAATTGCGATTTTTTAAAATGGAACTGCCATCCCTTAAGACATTATTACAAGCTGGAGGCAAACTTTCAGAAGATTTAGTTTTTGAATTTGCGAATTATTGTAAAAGTAGAAATAAAAAATTTTTTGTAATGTATGGCCAAACAGAGGCTACTGCAAGAATGAGTTATCTACCTAGTGAAAGTGTCTTAGATAATATTTCCAGTATTGGTATTCCAATACCAGATGGAGAATTTCAGATAGTTGATGAAAATGGAAAGAATGTTGATAAAGCAAACGTTTTAGGAGAGTTGGTTTATAAAGGAGATAATGTTACTCTTGGTTATGCTGAATCTTATGATGATTTATCAAAAGGAGATGAAAATAAGGGTGTGCTTTTTACAGGTGATTTGGCCAAGCGAGATGGGCACGGCTTTTATCATATAGTAGGAAGAAAAAAAAGATTCATCAAAATTTTTGGTAATAGAATTAATCTTGATGAAGTGGAGCAATTAATTAAAACTATTGTTGATGACGTGGCTTGCGTAGGAGAAGATGATAATATGATTATATATACAACGCATAAAAACTACGCTCAGGAGATAAGAAGTTTTATCTCTTTAAAAACAGGATTAAATCATAGTGCTTTTTTAGTTAAAGAAATTGACGAGATACCGTTAAACTCCTCAGGCAAAATTCTTTATTCCGCTCTCACTTTAAATTAA
- a CDS encoding GNAT family N-acetyltransferase: protein MIEKEFVLKKYGLTTRLVTEKDAEFIVKLRSDEKLSLFLNKTNSNIDEQEKWIKQYKIRESRGEEYYFVFLNEDLPIGLCRLYKFEPLSFTIGSWIFSSDAPKGTALLGDIITREIGFDLFPQKKLKFDVRKGNRNVLKYQHMFKPKVVDEDAENFYFELHKVDFEKYKVKFLRMLTN, encoded by the coding sequence ATGATTGAAAAAGAGTTTGTTTTAAAAAAATACGGTTTGACTACTAGATTAGTGACTGAGAAGGATGCTGAATTTATTGTGAAATTGCGGAGCGATGAAAAGTTAAGTCTTTTTTTAAATAAAACAAATTCCAATATAGATGAACAAGAAAAATGGATTAAACAATATAAGATTCGTGAATCTAGAGGTGAAGAATACTATTTTGTGTTTTTAAATGAAGATTTGCCAATAGGGCTTTGTCGTTTATACAAATTTGAGCCCTTGTCGTTTACTATTGGGAGTTGGATATTTTCTAGTGATGCGCCAAAAGGAACTGCACTTTTGGGGGATATTATTACGAGAGAAATTGGATTTGATTTATTTCCGCAAAAAAAGTTGAAATTTGATGTAAGAAAAGGTAATAGAAATGTTTTAAAGTATCAGCATATGTTTAAGCCTAAGGTTGTTGATGAAGATGCTGAAAATTTTTACTTCGAATTACATAAAGTAGATTTTGAAAAATATAAAGTCAAATTTTTAAGAATGTTAACGAATTAA